GAGAAGATACTCATGGAAGAGATGAGCTGGTATTATAATTTAGCAAAAGAGTACCGGCATGGTTATTTTAAGTATTACTACGAAAGCGGCCGGTTAAAGACCGAGGGCAATTTCAATATGAACAAAGTGGATGGCCTTGTTAAAGATTATTATGAAAATGGTATGCTATCCAGAGAACAGCATTACAGAAACGGTATATTGAATGGAATATTAGCACGTTATTGTGAAAACGGCAATATAATAGGCAAGTATAATTATATAATGGGATTGTTAGAGGGTAAGACCGAGCAATATTTTGAATGCACTGGAAAAATTGATGAAGTACTTTTTTATAAAAATGGAAAAAGAGAAGGTGAAAAAACAATTTATTTCAAAGACGGAAGAATAAAAGATACCATAACCTATGTAAACGGGAAAGAAGAAGGGCCGTTTCTTTCTTATTTTGACGATGGAGCCACAAAAGCAAAAGGAGCCTATAAAAACGGTAAAAAGGAAGGGCTATTGGTTTCATATTATATAGACGGCACAATCAAAGCCCAGGAAAATTACAGGCAAGGAGAATATGATGGTGAGATACGTTTATATTTTCCAAACGGGAAATTAAGAGAAGAAATCAATTACAAAAATTGCCATAAAAACGGCTATGAAAAATTTTTTTATAAAAACGGAAGGCTGAAAACTCAAACATATTATGAAAATGGAATGATAAACGGCATAAAGAAACAATATGATGTTTATGGCAATCTCTGGCTGGAAGAAAGTTATAAAAATGATGTTCTTGATGGCCCCACCAAACGCTATAGTAAAACCGGCACGGTTATCAAAGTTTATAATTATAAAAATGGCGAATT
This window of the Pseudomonadota bacterium genome carries:
- a CDS encoding toxin-antitoxin system YwqK family antitoxin; its protein translation is MIKHAIALVLLMSLLSCTSVVKTYYDRDEKILMEEMSWYYNLAKEYRHGYFKYYYESGRLKTEGNFNMNKVDGLVKDYYENGMLSREQHYRNGILNGILARYCENGNIIGKYNYIMGLLEGKTEQYFECTGKIDEVLFYKNGKREGEKTIYFKDGRIKDTITYVNGKEEGPFLSYFDDGATKAKGAYKNGKKEGLLVSYYIDGTIKAQENYRQGEYDGEIRLYFPNGKLREEINYKNCHKNGYEKFFYKNGRLKTQTYYENGMINGIKKQYDVYGNLWLEESYKNDVLDGPTKRYSKTGTVIKVYNYKNGELITAGK